tgaaagtttagagggacggccaggtcttggtatatttgcagtggtctgatactccttccatttcaatattatcgcttgcacagtcctccttgggatgtttaaagcttgggaaatctttttgtatccaaatccggctttaaacttcttcacaacagtatctcggacctgcctggtgtgttccttgttcttcatgatgctctctgcgcttttaacggacctctgagactatcacagtgcaggtgcatttatacggagacttgattacacacaggtggattgtatttatcatcattagtcatttaggtcaacattggatcattcagagatcctcactgaacttctggagagagtttgctgcactgaaagtaaaagggctgaataattttgcacgcccaacttttcagtttttgatttgttaaaaaagtttgaaatatccaataaatgtcgttccacttcatgattgtgtcccacttgttgttgattcttcacaaaaaaatacagttttatatctttatgtttgaagcctgaaatgtggcaaaaggtcgcaaagttcaagggggccgaatactttcgcaaagcactgtacagcgggtaccggtaccgagtcaatgttcgtgggtacaggttagttaaggtaatttgtacatgtagggttaaagtgactaagcatagataataaacagtgagtagaagcagtgtaaaaacaaaggggggggttaagtataaatagtccaggtggccatttgattaattgtttcagtcttatggcttgggggtaggagctgttaatgagacttttggacctagacttggtgctccggtaccgcttgtcgtgcggtagcagagagaacagtctatgacttgggtaactgtagtctttgacaattttttgggccttccctctgacaccacctactATATAGGTCTTATCCTACACCGTCTTTCATTTTGAAATACTATACATCCAATACTAAATGATAGGGGACTGATGCCTTTGTTTACATACCTGTCTGATTAGCTATGAATGACACCAGAGTCTCCAGGGTTCTGTCAGTCTGGTTGAATCTGGCCATTGGTTTCACACCTTGAAACAGGAGGATGTTGGGAACTGCTACAGTTCCAAACCTTGTGGAGAGACTGGACAGAAACACATTACAGAAAGAAAACGTGATATTGTTACGCTCAACACACTGACAGAAAACTAAAAGTGACCTTTCTCATTGTGTTGGATACAAATGAGGACATATTGATACACTGGTGcagagctgccctcctgtaggttttaactccaaccctgttcctggagagctaccctcctgtaggttttcactccaaccctgttcctggagagataccctcctgtaggttttcactccaaccctgttcctggagagataccctcctgtaggttttaactccaaccctgttcctggagagctaccctcctgtaggttttcactacaaccctgttcctggagagctaccctcctgtaggtttttactccaaccctgttcctggagagataccctcctgtaggttttaactccaaccctgttcctggagagctaccctcctgtaggttttaactccaaccctgttcctggagagctaccctccagtaggttttcactccaaccctgttcctggagagctaccctcctgtaggtttttactcCAACCACAGCTGTaactaacctggttcagtttTTCAGCCAACTAAATTGTTAGAATCTGGTGGGCTAGTTcaaggttggagtgaaaacctacaggactagttttctaggaacagggttggagagccctgcacCGGTGTAAAGTATTTTGGCAGTTTACCTGCTATGCTGGGAGGCGTCCAGTGCCAAGAAGTGCATGCCGGGGAAGACACGGGGCAGTGCGTTGAAGTGAGGTGCCAGATTGGCAGAGAACTGGCACCAGGTAGTGAAGAACAATACCAGAGAGCATTCTGTGCCATTTACATTCAGGAACTCCATCAAGTCctgtagaggggggggggtcccATTGGACATAGATAACATGTTATCTTTAAGGTCTATGGCAGGGGTGTCTCTATCAGATCCTGAATGGCTGCAGTGTGTGCCAGGCCTTTGTTCCAGTCTTGACCACACCGTGATTAGTTAAAACAAGCTAGGCTAGAACAAAAACCTACACAAACTGTTGCACCCCGGGACTGTGTTCCAGACTCCCGGGGACGACCGGGAGTCTGTTCTAGACACCCGGGGACGACCGGGAGTCTGTTCTAGACACCCGGGGACGACCGGGAGTCTGTTCTAGACACCCGGGGACGACCGGGAGTCTGTTCTAGACACCCGGGGACGACCGGGAGTCTGTTCTAGACACCCGGGGACGACCGGGAGTCTGTTCTAGACACCGGGGACGACCGGGAGTCTGTTCTAGACACCGGGGACGACCGGGAGTCTGTTCTAGACACCCGGGGACGACCGGGAGTCTGTTCTAGACACCCGGGGACGACCGGGAGTCTGTTCTAGACACCCGGGGACGACCGGGAGTCTGTTCTAGACACCCGGGGACGACCGGGAGTCTGTTCTAGACACCCGGGGACCGGGAGTCTGTTCTAGACACCCGGGGACCGGAAGTCTGTTCAAGACACCCGGGGACCGGAAGTCTGTTCTAGACACCCGGGGACCGGGAGTCTGTTCTAGACACCCGGGGACCGGAAGTCTGTTCTAGACACCCGGGGACCGGAAGTCTGTTCTAGACACCCGGGGACCGGAAGTCTGTTCTAGACACCCGGGGACCGGAAGTCTGTTCTAGACACCCGGGGACCGGGTTTCAACCCCTGTTTCAGGCACCCCGGTCTAGGGAGTATCAAGGCAGTGGGACCTACTAATTCAGGCACACTAGTTCATGTCATGATGCATATAGTTAAACAAACCCAGACATCTGATTACCTGTGAGGCATTTAGGACCTGCACTGTGAAGTTGTCCACCCCTGTTATGTTCCTTTTATCACAGTTGACTTTGTAAGTCTTTGTAGTTTCTGTTGAGTTCTGTTCTTCATTTGTCATGGCGTCTACGTGAACCATCCCCAATATGACTGGTTCCATGGGTTCTGAATTCTTGGACTCCTCTTGGGTCAAAGGTGAGGGACATTTTGCCTCATCGTCGCAGAGTGGCGAGAACCCTGCCTGAAAGTCTTTCACATTCTTGGGGATCAGTGACTCGATTCCTGCTGGGTTGACAGGTAGTTCGGTTCCCATTACCGCGTCTGCGATCTCTGCAGTCTTGTACTGCCTCTTTGACTGAGACTCAAGGTCCTCCATTCCCACAAATTTGGGAATATTTTCCATATCAGAGCCCACGTCCTCAGAGAATTTGAATTCTGGTATTTCATCATTCTCTGTAAATACAACAGGTACATATTATTATATAATTTCATAAGTTAACTGTAGTAACAACATTATGAAATCAACCTACTAGATGTGTTCCTGTTGGTTCTAATAATTAGACTATTAATCAAATGAATACACCATCACTGTAAACGAGGTAGAACGAATAAGAGCCATCATACACATGTACACCACTGATCCAGCTTGCATGTGCTTGCTTGTCAAATACGACCAGAGATTTTGGAATATGTTTCGCCTCTTCCTCTGACAACCAACTAACGTTACTAGCGCTAAATGGTAACGTTTGAACATTTTGACCTGCACAAGATACTGGGGGTAAACATGCACCTAACgatgtaacaacaacaaaaatagctAAAGCTATGTGACCAGGTACCATTTTGGACTCCTTTACACAAGAGCATGTAGTAAGATAGCTAGCCTGTCAACTTTGCTGGCTTTATAGTTGAAAATAAACAGTTAACGTTATAGCTTGCTCGCTAACGAGCTACATTAAAAACAGCTAACACTACCTAACTGCTGGCGTCCCCTTCTCTTACCTTGAGCTGTTACTGACGATGCTTTCTCTATTTCAGAAACGTACATCGTAAAACATACAATACATGTCAACATGAGTCTACTTGATATTCTGGACATAATTACTATTAGCTACAACAATATATATAAGTTACGGGCATTTATGATAAGTGGAACCAATGTTGTGAGTCGCTGTCGGGAATATCAAGCGATGCACTACAGTAAAAAAAACTTCCGGGTCAATAGATAGAGATTGCGCATGTTTGATATTGCAGCCGATTTGAAAGGCGAGACTGACTGATCTGCACATCACCTTGCACCATAAATAATTACTCAATATGtattgtagatcagtcagtcacactTTTCCCATGTTACATCACGGGTTTGATGATCTCGTACATTGCCAATGACAGAGGCAAAGACAAGTTCTGACAAATGACTGTATGGTTCTGACACACAGAGaatgttgtttatttcacttttgtatattatctacctcacttgctttggcaatgttaacacatgtttcccatgccaataatgcCAATTGAATTGAATGATAaaggcctctagtggccaaaatacCGTATTGGCTGTGGTATTAGCAAATACTTTTTAAAACTAACCCTCATTGTTCTGTGTTATTAACACGGGCAGCGctattgagggcttccaccatgaAATGTGGTCAACTGGGTAGGACTCCCAACTTCATTTGCTGATCCAACCTGATAGAGTCATGTCCAACTGGGTGGGGGGATCAGCTAATCGTGAAGAAAATGGACTACTTCAAATGGAGATTGCATCAGTGGCGCTAGACACCATAACGGGAAGTATATAGGGATGCATTATTTATCATACCATCTTCGGACCATAGAAATAGAACGAATAGAATGgccttggaacctctaaccctggcaatttgactgttAAAATCATGGGTCTATTCACAATGTCAGCCTGGTATTGTAATGCAATAATTTCCATGCTAATGTAGAATGTTTATTTAAATGATGCTAACTGATGTGGCTTATGCAAGGAATGTATTATTTGCAATGTCAGTtgagttgtttaaaaaaaatcacagcACAGATTGATGGGTATACTTCTTGCTTTTACATTGTGCTTTGCTCGTATGGGCAGCGACAGAACAGGAAGCGACACCCCACTCGCTGTTTTTTCTGATTCAATGAAAGTCAATGAACTaagtagaccagacccagctgctattgcattggtgtctatgggagGCCCATCCCGTTAATTAAGTAGATCGGAACGGACCATTTTTAATGGCAAAAGGCAAGAGTGAACTATCTGCATTTATCCACCAGCGTTGCTATAGGTACTCTCACAATGGCCGCCCGTCCACCCATTCgaagaattaacgtagcaggttaggataattaagtGAAGGTTAGTGAAAGGGTTAGGgaaaatgctctcctaacctgctacgaaagcCACTTCCGGTTGTAGCTTCATCAAAGTGCCGTGTTTTTAGGGAGTCACTTGTGCCGTCATTGACTTAAAAGGGGATGTCTGTTCTAAgtattctatttctatgctttgGAATTGGTCAATACCACAGAGGAAGAAGACATTTTGTCAATAATAGGCTGTGTTTGAAATCTTTGTttgaatattttttaaatgtttatattgtaatgacctgactagatcataaaggataTCATATCCTTTATCATATTATCATATTGTAAAGCATAATCTATTACATACACCCAATGTAGGCTGTATTGCAATGCATCTAATGACAGCCTATCATTCAAGAAATATATTTATAATTAGTTTATTACACAACTTTCAACACTCAACAATCATGCAGGGATAGTAAAACAATTAATACAAATTCCTATCATAGTGATTACAACGTGTTCGTAGCATGGGCCTTACAATTCCATTGAAATAAATACTTGAATGTTCTGAGAAGAAAGTAAAACGTTCTAAGAAGGAAATAAAACATTCTGAGAAGAAAATAAAATGATCTGAGAAGAAAGTAAAACGTTCTGAGAAGAAAGTAAAACGTTCTGAGAAGAAAATAAAATGATCTGAGAAGAAAGTAAAACGTTCTGAGAAGAAAGTAAAACGTTCTGAGAAGAAAATAAAACGTTCTGAGAAGAAAGTAAAACGTTCTGAGAAGAAAGTAAAACATTCTGAGAAGAAAATAAAATGATCTGAGAAGAAAGTAAAACGTTCTGAGAAGAAAGTAAAACGTTCTGAGAAGAAAATAAAATGATCTGAGAAGAAAGTAAAACGTTCTGAGAAGAAAGTAAAACGTTCTGAGAAGAAAATAAAATGATCTGAGAAGAAAGTAAAACGTTCTGAGAAGAAAGTAAAACGTTCTGAGAAGAAAGTAAAACGTTCTGAGAAGGAAGTTTGTCGTCGCAATAAGTTGCTAGAAGATATTGCAACAGATCCACGGGTATCTAGCAgaaactgtggggggggggggacagtaaAAGATAACCCCATGTAAACAGTTTGACATAGAAATTATGAATAATGATCATCAATTTCCAAAATGGGTTAAACAAATCTTCCCAGCcattcatgtttgtttttttcacctaaaaaaaaaaatgtcagtttCATATTTTTGACTGATTGGATGCAGTGATAGGCCTAAGTAATTACAAGTAAATGATTGCCTCTAATGATACAAGATAAAGGTTCAGATAAATATACAAGATTAATGGTTGACAGGATAAATGTTCAAGATGTCCTATGACTGAAGTGCAACCAACTCAATGTTATAAATGCATTATTACCTTTGATGCAGACAGAATGCAATAAAATGAATACCCACGTGGATAAAACGCTTTGTGTTTCACAAACATATTTCAAGCAGAGTGATGAAGGAAGTATTTCAAATAGAGAACTCTGGTATAGAAATCAAGTATACTCTTATGTAACCAGCACTTATGTAGACATGGGTGTAACCTATGTATGAATAACAAGAATATTCACAAAAACACCAAAGCAGAATGtacaattcccccccccccccgttataCCATAAAATAACATTGTAAACTTGAActaatatatttatatttcttaCCAAACATTAGTTTTTATAATGTCAATACCTAACCCATCGCAGTAAAGGGAATGGTATGTTACAATACatgtaatgacacagtagaacATTATAATATTGTGAATACTGTATGGCAATAAACAGTGAATGTAATATAAAACATTGCTACATAAGCACTACGCAAAAGGCTTTTGAATGTATTGCGATGCAAAATGAAAAGCTCTTCGCTTTTTGACGAGATACGCAACTATTGTTTCTGTGTTCAAAAACTATAATGCATATAACTTTGATGCGCAAGGGTACATACTGTATACAACTTCAAACAGAAATTGAGTAGCAATTGTATTGATTATACCTGTAGTAGATATAGCAGATTTAAATACgtgttttttcttctctctctctctctctctctcccaaataCAAGTTACAGAATGTTATATGTTAAGAGGATTCATTTTTATATTTGTTCAAAATATCTGATTAGTTGTTATGGGCTACTCCAGCATGCATTTACTTAAACATCTCACACTGGAAGGCAGAAAACATCTGATTCTTTGGTTAAGATGATACAACACTGTAGATTGATTTGAACATAGTAGTACCCTATGTCATCATTATTCAATGACAAATGAATCATTTGTTTTACATCCAAATGCAACTAATCTCTCCAATGGACAAAGCATAAATTATTGTGTGGGTCTTCAATGAGAAGGCCTCAAGTGCTGTACACAATTCAATAATAAACATGATCATATTTGAAAGAATAGTATTATTTTATAATGTGAAGCAATGTGTTACCTGTATTGAAAAGCACTATACaagttgttattattattattcttcaAGATGGTGATAGAGAATAAATCATAACACAAAACATTGCACTGACAACACAGGACAGCTGACACCATCCTTGCTCCGAGGTAAAACAGGGAAAAAGACCAAGTTAGAGGAAATGTTTCAGGTATTTACAAAACACAATAACCCAGCCATTCCCATAAGAAGTCCCTCCCCCAAAAAAATATCCCCTACTCAAAAATACCTTGATTCTCCAAAACATCCAATAGGTTCCCCTCAGAAATCacagcacacaaaaaaacaacttaCGAAGCAAGTATGCCTCTATTATTTTAAATGCATAGTAATGTAAATATGTAATTGGGATTACGTGACATGTACTATATTGATGTGTATTCATCATAGCTATCAAAAATGATCAATAATTCCAAAGTAACATGTAAACACTCCGCACCTATGGAGACCCTAGTTGCTGATTGTCTGATATTCAAATTATAAGGCAAATAATaattaaaatggtgtaaaatgtTGTGTTTCAGTACGAAGGGAACCCAATGAAACGGACTGGAGGATCTCTTCCTGTGAGGAATTGTGCTGGTATATTTGGTGTAGTACTAGACCAACACATACAGACACCACTGTGACACCAGCAACAGGTCACATTCAGTAGTCAAAACGTTCTGGAACCTAGCAGATAGAAATAAAACGTTCTGGAACCGAGCAGATAGAAATAAAACGTTCTGGAACCGAGCAGATAGAAATAAAATGTTCTGGTACCTAGCAGATAGAAATAAAATGTTCTGGTACCTAGCAGATAGAAATAAAACGTTCTGGTACCTAGCAGATAGAAATAAAACGTTCTGGAACCGAGCAGATAGAAATAAAATGTTCTGGAACCGAGCAGATAGAAATAAAATGTTCTGGAACCTAGCAGATAGAAACAAGAGCTGACACAATGccttattctacatgtcagaAAGGCGTGTTTGTTCTACATGCTGTTTTTCTATCTGAACGTTGAACAACGTCCTGCTGAACGCACCCCCAGGCCATGTTAGTCACGTGTAAGACCTATTAATAGAGTGGTTCATATGAAACAATAGTTTGCTCTGCAGCCGTAATAGAAACCATGTCAATACATTCTGAGATACATAGCACCTCCAGGATCTGTTGATTTAAAAACAATAGCCATTTCACAGTATAAAACTATCTACAGAGATTTCATAGT
Above is a genomic segment from Oncorhynchus masou masou isolate Uvic2021 chromosome 12, UVic_Omas_1.1, whole genome shotgun sequence containing:
- the txndc15 gene encoding thioredoxin domain-containing protein 15 isoform X1, with amino-acid sequence MSRISSRLMLTCIVCFTMYVSEIEKASSVTAQENDEIPEFKFSEDVGSDMENIPKFVGMEDLESQSKRQYKTAEIADAVMGTELPVNPAGIESLIPKNVKDFQAGFSPLCDDEAKCPSPLTQEESKNSEPMEPVILGMVHVDAMTNEEQNSTETTKTYKVNCDKRNITGVDNFTVQVLNASQDLMEFLNVNGTECSLVLFFTTWCQFSANLAPHFNALPRVFPGMHFLALDASQHSSLSTRFGTVAVPNILLFQGVKPMARFNQTDRTLETLVSFIANQTGFEVSPDQNVTEEDLSGPLPNVPVKSIDWLLVFSILFISGFTTYAILRTDSIRWLIPGQEHEHQD
- the txndc15 gene encoding thioredoxin domain-containing protein 15 isoform X2, with amino-acid sequence MENIPKFVGMEDLESQSKRQYKTAEIADAVMGTELPVNPAGIESLIPKNVKDFQAGFSPLCDDEAKCPSPLTQEESKNSEPMEPVILGMVHVDAMTNEEQNSTETTKTYKVNCDKRNITGVDNFTVQVLNASQDLMEFLNVNGTECSLVLFFTTWCQFSANLAPHFNALPRVFPGMHFLALDASQHSSLSTRFGTVAVPNILLFQGVKPMARFNQTDRTLETLVSFIANQTGFEVSPDQNVTEEDLSGPLPNVPVKSIDWLLVFSILFISGFTTYAILRTDSIRWLIPGQEHEHQD